One Roseimaritima multifibrata DNA window includes the following coding sequences:
- a CDS encoding DUF1593 domain-containing protein yields the protein MTVLWSKNIPTNALSMKSPHESGLYQSDGWDCPVINTILQEADADRNRIKELALKTNLNHLTALLTFLFVIAIHFAASVSASPPGGALSGDRPRVVISSDIGGSDPDDFQSLIHLLLYADVIDVEGLISSPPEAGRAKHILEVIDAYANDYSHLKSHSKAYPAADALRSVVKQGALDKASQKGWSEPTDGSRWIIQRAHAADKRPLWILVWGSITDVAQAIHDDPSIKSHIRVYSIGSWNTSQDSAARDYLFKNHTDLWWIESDTSFRGMYMGGLQDDDWGNLSFIQQNVKGHGSLGDLFFKKKHDIKMGDTPSFLYLLRGNPDDPTSPHWGGAFVATGHGKDYWTDNPDPSLSTSNRAGAKTVSNWRREYLEDWKYRMDRVNE from the coding sequence ATGACGGTGCTTTGGTCGAAGAACATTCCGACGAATGCACTGTCCATGAAGTCCCCCCACGAGTCTGGGCTTTATCAATCTGACGGATGGGATTGTCCCGTCATTAACACTATTCTGCAGGAAGCAGACGCAGATAGAAACCGCATCAAGGAGCTTGCATTGAAGACCAACCTGAATCATCTGACCGCTTTGCTGACTTTTCTTTTTGTTATCGCAATTCATTTTGCCGCGTCGGTGTCAGCCTCACCGCCGGGCGGCGCCTTGAGCGGCGACCGGCCGCGTGTCGTTATTTCGTCGGATATTGGCGGTTCCGATCCGGACGACTTTCAATCGTTAATACATCTGCTTCTCTACGCTGACGTCATTGATGTGGAGGGCTTGATTTCATCTCCGCCTGAAGCCGGGCGTGCCAAGCACATATTGGAAGTGATCGATGCCTATGCCAACGACTACTCGCATCTGAAAAGCCACTCGAAAGCCTACCCCGCTGCGGATGCGTTGCGTAGCGTCGTGAAGCAGGGCGCGCTCGACAAAGCATCGCAAAAAGGTTGGAGCGAACCAACGGACGGCTCGCGCTGGATTATCCAGCGGGCGCATGCAGCGGATAAACGGCCGCTGTGGATTCTCGTGTGGGGAAGCATCACCGACGTGGCTCAGGCAATCCATGACGATCCCTCGATCAAAAGCCATATCCGCGTTTATTCGATCGGCTCCTGGAACACATCGCAAGACTCAGCAGCGCGAGATTATCTGTTCAAGAATCATACTGATTTGTGGTGGATCGAGAGCGACACTTCATTCCGAGGCATGTACATGGGCGGACTGCAGGACGACGACTGGGGCAACCTAAGTTTCATCCAACAAAATGTGAAGGGACACGGATCGCTTGGAGATTTATTTTTTAAGAAGAAACACGATATCAAGATGGGTGATACGCCGTCATTCTTGTATTTGCTTCGCGGCAACCCCGATGACCCCACATCGCCGCATTGGGGCGGCGCGTTTGTAGCAACCGGGCACGGTAAGGACTACTGGACCGATAACCCCGATCCCAGCCTATCCACCAGCAACCGGGCTGGAGCCAAAACCGTCAGCAACTGGCGCCGTGAGTACCTCGAAGACTGGAAATACCGGATGGATCGAGTGAATGAGTAG